A stretch of the Vigna radiata var. radiata cultivar VC1973A chromosome 9, Vradiata_ver6, whole genome shotgun sequence genome encodes the following:
- the LOC106773069 gene encoding zinc finger protein 1-like has translation MESNGEAENSCEKVCSPSSEKPSPMKKNNKKNKKKKLCCRYCNKKFCSYQALGGHQNAHKAERAVAQREKILNMASASDRSSYVAGFVDSNNCYGLREKSCGVSAISMTHFKPYFGLKHDYQWLGQYTSDYVQDTILKLQTLNAEGSGFHQHHTSYQPLNFSILGGEKPNSGSLFNTDKEKDSAVISHNEITMMHDLNVKNSNSDEENGFSAMATDNGVVEELDLTLKIANGVMEELDLTLKI, from the coding sequence ATGGAAAGCAATGGTGAAGCAGAAAACAGTTGTGAGAAAGTTTGTTCTCCATCATCAGAAAAGCCATCACCAATGAAGAAGAACaacaagaagaacaagaagaagaagctttGTTGCAGATATTGTAACAAGAAGTTCTGCAGTTACCAAGCCTTGGGTGGACATCAGAATGCACACAAGGCAGAAAGAGCAGTAGCACAGAGAGAGAAGATTCTGAACATGGCTTCTGCATCTGACAGAAGTTCATATGTTGCTGGCTTTGTTGATTCAAACAACTGTTATGGATTGAGAGAAAAATCATGTGGGGTGTCAGCAATTTCCATGACTCATTTCAAGCCATATTTTGGACTCAAACATGATTATCAATGGTTAGGGCAGTATACTTCGGATTATGTTCAAGACACCATTCTAAAGTTGCAGACTTTGAATGCTGAAGGAAGTGGATTTCATCAACATCACACATCATATCAACCTTTAAATTTTTCTATACTTGGAGGTGAAAAACCAAATTCAGGGTCATTGTTTAATACTGATAAGGAAAAAGATTCTGCAGTGATATCTCATAATGAAATCACAATGATGCATGATTTGAATGTCAAGAATTCAAATTCTGATGAAGAAAATGGTTTTTCTGCAATGGCTACTGATAATGGAGTGGTGGAGGAACTTGATTTGACTCTCAAGATTGCCAATGGAGTGATGGAGGAGCTTGATTTGACTCTCAAGATTTGA